A DNA window from Streptomyces sp. 71268 contains the following coding sequences:
- a CDS encoding phosphoribosyltransferase → MSAVRENLTYDLFGRAIRELAQTIADDGYEPDIVLSIARGGVFVAGGLAYALDCKNIHLVNVEFYTGIGTTLEMPVMLAPVPNAIDFSDKKVLIADDVADTGKTLKLVHDFCVGTVAEVRSAVIYEKRQSLVKCEYVWKRTDQWINFPWSVEPPVVRRDGQVLDA, encoded by the coding sequence ATGAGTGCGGTGCGGGAGAACCTGACGTACGACCTGTTCGGTCGGGCGATCCGGGAGTTGGCGCAGACGATCGCGGACGACGGGTACGAGCCGGACATAGTGCTCTCCATCGCGCGCGGCGGCGTGTTCGTCGCCGGCGGCCTCGCCTACGCGCTGGACTGCAAGAACATCCACCTGGTGAACGTGGAGTTCTACACCGGCATCGGCACCACGCTGGAGATGCCGGTCATGCTCGCGCCGGTGCCCAACGCCATCGACTTCTCCGACAAGAAGGTGCTCATCGCCGACGACGTCGCCGACACCGGGAAGACGCTCAAGCTGGTGCACGACTTCTGCGTGGGCACCGTCGCCGAGGTGCGCAGCGCGGTGATCTACGAGAAGAGGCAGTCGCTGGTGAAGTGCGAGTACGTGTGGAAGCGCACCGACCAGTGGATCAACTTCCCCTGGTCGGTCGAGCCGCCGGTGGTCCGCCGCGACGGACAGGTGCTCGACGCCTGA